In Halococcus saccharolyticus DSM 5350, the following are encoded in one genomic region:
- a CDS encoding amidohydrolase family protein, which produces MYRHEDEDVFVIDSHVHHWDASEANIKHEGGEQFIQCFYDYHAAFTPDDRQWDLEEYRKYSSERMIENLFRDGDVDMGIFQPTHLNEFYTEGFNTVDDNAALAEEYPERFVLNGRFDPREGDAGLRELERQKEEYDIQGVKLYTAEWRGDSKGWRLDSEEAFEYLEKCVDLGITNIHPHKGPTIRPLNRDAFDVADVDDAATSFPELNFVVEHVGYPRLDDFCHIATQETNVYGGLAVVAPFAQNRPRKFGNMLGELLFWVGEDNLLFGSDYAIWEPDWLIPAVMDAEMTQDQRDEFGVELTPEVKRKIMGENAAELYDIDIEDKKEALRDDDISAQFDLGDQYESGAAAD; this is translated from the coding sequence ATGTACCGACACGAGGACGAGGACGTCTTCGTCATCGATTCCCACGTCCACCACTGGGACGCGAGCGAGGCGAACATCAAACACGAGGGCGGCGAACAGTTCATCCAGTGTTTCTACGACTACCATGCGGCGTTCACCCCCGACGACCGCCAGTGGGACCTGGAGGAGTACCGCAAATACAGTTCGGAACGGATGATCGAGAACCTGTTCCGGGACGGCGATGTCGACATGGGGATTTTCCAGCCGACCCACCTCAACGAGTTTTACACGGAGGGGTTCAACACCGTCGACGACAACGCCGCACTCGCCGAGGAGTACCCCGAACGGTTCGTGCTCAACGGGCGGTTCGATCCACGCGAGGGCGACGCCGGCCTCCGGGAACTCGAACGCCAGAAGGAGGAGTACGACATCCAGGGCGTGAAGCTCTACACCGCCGAGTGGCGGGGCGACTCGAAGGGGTGGCGGCTCGACTCCGAGGAAGCCTTCGAGTACCTCGAAAAGTGTGTCGACCTCGGGATCACGAACATTCATCCACACAAGGGACCGACGATCCGGCCCCTCAATCGTGACGCGTTCGACGTGGCGGACGTCGACGACGCCGCCACTTCCTTCCCGGAACTCAACTTCGTCGTCGAACACGTCGGCTACCCGCGGCTCGACGACTTCTGTCACATCGCGACCCAGGAGACCAACGTGTATGGTGGGTTGGCCGTCGTCGCACCCTTTGCTCAAAATCGCCCCCGGAAGTTCGGGAACATGCTCGGCGAACTCCTGTTCTGGGTCGGCGAGGACAACCTCCTCTTCGGCTCGGACTACGCCATCTGGGAGCCCGACTGGCTCATCCCCGCCGTGATGGACGCGGAGATGACCCAGGACCAGCGCGACGAGTTCGGCGTCGAGCTCACGCCAGAGGTGAAACGGAAGATCATGGGCGAGAACGCCGCCGAACTCTACGACATCGACATCGAGGACAAAAAGGAAGCGCTCCGCGACGACGACATCAGCGCACAGTTCGATCTCGGGGATCAGTACGAGAG
- a CDS encoding NAD(P)-dependent alcohol dehydrogenase, whose product MQAARLHEYTEEMDDALSIDDVDAPQVSQADHVVVDVEGAGWCQTDNHVIEGMWEQYMPQDLPMTLGHENAGTVVEVGDGVSVVEEGDQVICHPVMTCGTCRPCRLGEDMYCENVAFPGLSTDGGFAESLLTNERAVIPLPDGVDTTDIAPHADAGITAYHAVKKAARELNPGDHAVVVGIGGLGHIGLQCLDAMSAASITAVDLKDSALDLATDLGAHHTVNPDSTDVASEIESITDSVGAQQVLDFVGSDATTALAPDVVAAGGDHHVVGYGGHVHEPAQALVNGEFSYRGTLVGQYTELQELVALVERGDVDLRTSRYGLDEINDVAAKLEHGEIEGRAVITP is encoded by the coding sequence ATGCAAGCAGCCAGGCTCCACGAGTACACCGAGGAGATGGACGACGCGCTCTCGATCGACGACGTCGACGCGCCACAGGTGAGCCAGGCCGACCACGTGGTCGTCGACGTCGAGGGCGCAGGCTGGTGTCAGACGGACAACCACGTCATCGAGGGGATGTGGGAGCAGTACATGCCCCAGGACCTCCCGATGACCCTCGGCCACGAGAACGCCGGCACGGTAGTCGAGGTCGGCGACGGCGTCTCGGTCGTTGAGGAGGGCGATCAGGTGATTTGCCACCCGGTGATGACCTGCGGAACCTGCCGGCCCTGCCGGCTCGGCGAGGACATGTACTGCGAGAACGTCGCCTTCCCGGGGCTCTCGACCGACGGGGGGTTCGCCGAGTCGCTGCTCACGAACGAGCGCGCCGTGATCCCGTTGCCCGACGGCGTCGACACGACCGACATCGCTCCCCACGCCGACGCTGGTATCACGGCCTACCACGCGGTGAAAAAGGCCGCTCGCGAGCTGAACCCAGGCGATCACGCGGTCGTCGTCGGTATCGGCGGACTCGGTCACATCGGGCTCCAGTGTCTCGACGCGATGAGCGCCGCCAGCATCACCGCGGTCGATCTCAAGGACAGCGCGCTCGATCTGGCGACCGATCTCGGGGCGCACCACACCGTGAACCCCGACTCGACGGACGTCGCGAGCGAGATCGAATCGATCACCGACAGTGTCGGCGCACAGCAAGTGCTCGATTTCGTCGGCAGTGACGCGACCACCGCACTCGCGCCCGACGTCGTCGCGGCCGGCGGCGACCACCACGTCGTCGGCTACGGCGGTCACGTCCACGAGCCTGCTCAGGCGCTCGTCAACGGCGAATTCAGCTACCGTGGCACGCTCGTCGGCCAGTACACCGAGCTTCAGGAGCTCGTCGCACTGGTCGAACGCGGCGACGTCGATCTCCGGACCTCGCGGTACGGACTCGACGAGATCAACGACGTCGCCGCGAAGCTCGAGCACGGCGAGATCGAAGGGCGGGCCGTTATCACGCCCTGA
- a CDS encoding tripartite tricarboxylate transporter permease, translating into MGPFGGSVVVAPETALPALGFVLGGIALGTVSGLVPGLHANNFALLLAAAAPQVPGPALYVGAAMLAAGVTHTFLDVVPALALGVPDAAMAASALPGHRLVIEGRGREALRLSALGSGLAVAFAVPLAIPMTRLMVSVYPTVRAHLPLVLGGVAVFLVVTERSNVARIGGAAAFLLSAGLGWLTLDIEPSAPLAAGGMLMPLFAGLFGAPVLIEALDGAGVPEQADAAVTTPRRTVGLTAIVGTASGAIVGYLPGVSAAVAATVTLPAVPEDDGARGFLVATSGVNTSNTIFALFALVALGSPRTGVLVALESTDVPLDLPLLLSGVALAAGVGFVLVPWVGDRYLRTVGRVEYTHLSIGVLCLLLGLAFLFAGPIGVGAFCASALIGLIPAKFRARRVHLMGVLMGPLILGI; encoded by the coding sequence ATGGGTCCGTTCGGCGGGAGCGTCGTGGTCGCGCCCGAAACCGCACTCCCGGCGCTCGGGTTCGTCCTCGGTGGGATCGCACTCGGAACGGTGAGCGGCCTCGTGCCCGGACTCCACGCCAACAACTTCGCGCTGCTGTTGGCGGCAGCCGCCCCGCAGGTTCCGGGACCGGCGCTCTACGTCGGGGCGGCAATGCTCGCTGCTGGCGTGACGCACACGTTCCTCGACGTGGTTCCGGCACTCGCACTCGGGGTACCCGACGCCGCGATGGCGGCCTCGGCGCTGCCAGGCCATCGACTGGTAATCGAGGGTCGCGGCCGGGAGGCGCTCCGCCTGTCGGCGCTTGGGAGCGGGCTGGCGGTCGCGTTCGCGGTGCCGCTCGCGATCCCGATGACGCGACTGATGGTATCAGTGTATCCGACGGTACGGGCGCATCTGCCGCTCGTCTTGGGCGGCGTCGCGGTCTTCCTCGTCGTCACCGAGCGGTCGAACGTCGCGCGGATCGGGGGTGCAGCCGCGTTTCTCCTGAGTGCGGGGCTCGGGTGGCTCACGCTCGACATCGAGCCGAGCGCGCCGCTAGCCGCCGGCGGGATGCTGATGCCGTTGTTCGCGGGGCTATTTGGAGCACCCGTCCTCATCGAAGCACTCGACGGAGCCGGGGTGCCCGAACAGGCCGATGCCGCCGTCACGACGCCGCGGCGCACGGTGGGGTTGACGGCGATCGTCGGGACGGCCTCGGGCGCGATCGTGGGCTATCTCCCAGGGGTGTCGGCAGCGGTCGCGGCGACGGTGACGCTGCCCGCAGTACCCGAGGACGACGGCGCACGTGGCTTTCTGGTCGCGACAAGCGGTGTCAACACAAGTAACACGATTTTCGCGTTGTTCGCGCTTGTCGCGCTTGGTTCACCCCGGACCGGGGTGCTAGTTGCCCTCGAATCGACGGATGTGCCACTCGATTTGCCCCTACTGCTCTCGGGCGTTGCCCTCGCGGCGGGCGTCGGGTTCGTGCTGGTGCCGTGGGTCGGCGACCGGTATCTCCGGACAGTCGGACGGGTCGAGTACACCCATCTCTCGATCGGTGTTCTCTGTCTCCTGCTCGGACTCGCGTTCTTATTCGCCGGACCGATCGGCGTGGGTGCGTTTTGTGCGAGCGCGCTGATCGGCCTGATCCCCGCGAAGTTCCGCGCGCGGCGCGTTCATTTGATGGGCGTGTTGATGGGGCCGCTGATCCTCGGTATCTGA
- the rpl12p gene encoding 50S ribosomal protein P1, with the protein MEYVYAALILNETDEEINEDNLTDVLDAAGADVEESRVKALVAALEDVDIEEAVDQAAAVPAGGAGGAGGAAAGGAGGEADADEADEAEEEEAEEAEADDDEDDDAGGEGLGELFG; encoded by the coding sequence GAACGAGACGGACGAAGAGATCAACGAAGACAACCTGACCGACGTGCTCGACGCGGCCGGTGCGGACGTCGAGGAGTCGCGTGTGAAGGCGCTCGTCGCGGCGCTCGAAGACGTCGACATCGAGGAAGCGGTCGACCAGGCCGCCGCGGTGCCCGCAGGCGGCGCTGGCGGTGCGGGCGGCGCAGCAGCCGGCGGGGCTGGCGGCGAGGCCGACGCCGACGAGGCCGACGAAGCCGAGGAAGAGGAAGCCGAGGAAGCCGAAGCGGACGACGACGAGGACGACGACGCTGGCGGCGAGGGTCTCGGCGAACTCTTCGGCTGA